CTATGTTAGCCGCTGACTCTACCGACGCGCCAGTTGCCGGCTCAGTGGGCGGCGCTGACGCGCCATTCGCGCCCTGTCCGTTCTGCGCCGCTTCCAGCTCTTCGACGATGGCCAGAAAGGGATTATCGTCATCTATCGCGTGCGGCGGGTCGGCAGTTGCCGCCTCGACTGACTCGACTGGCGGCGCGGTTTCAGCGGCGTGGCGATTGTTTCTGGCGGCGCGGCGTTCCTGATAAGCGGTGATGGCTTCGGCGAGCGCCTCAGGAGTTTCCAGCGCCCGTCGCGCCGCTTCCTGTTGCGCCAGCTTGATCGAAGGCCCTTCCGAGCGCGTGATGCCGCGCCCGCCGACGCGCAATTCGATGCAGAAGGTGCGGCGATGGTCAGGGCCTAGCACATCAACGACGGCGTACTCGGGGCCGGGGCCGCCGGCGGCTTGCAGATATTCTTGCAGCGCCGATTTGAAATCCGTGCCGATCATGGCTGACGGGTCTATGCCGCTCACCTTAGCGCCGAGCTCGCGACGCAAAAAGCGCTCGGCGGTCGCAATCCCGCCATCAATGTAGATGACGCCGATCAGCGCCTCGTAGGCGTCTGCGAGCAGCGCCCGCTTGTGCCGCCCGCCGGTCTTCTCTTCGCCGCGGTTGAGCAGGATGAAGCGCCCCAGGTCAATGGCTTCGGCCAACTCGACCAGGCTGGCTTCACTGACCAGATAGGCTTTCATCTTCGAGAGCTTGCCTTCGGAAAGCTGCGGAAAGCGTTCCAGCAGCCAGGCGCTGACGACAAAGCCGAGCACCGCGTCGCCGAGGAATTCCATCGCCTCGTTGTGCTGGCAGTTCTGCGCGGCGCGCTCGTTGGCAAATGAGCGGTGGGTCAGCGAGCGGTCGAGCAAGGCCCGCGAGCGGAATGAATAACCGATCTCCTGTTCAAGCTCGGAAAGCAACTTTTCACGGTCGAGTGAAATCATACGCGCCTGTGAATTCCAACTATACCATACAACGACGGGCGCTTCACTGAAGAACTGGCGCAGTGGCCGACCGGCCGGGCAAATGAAAAAGCCAGCCGGGTGAGGGCTGGCTTTCTCAAATCGCCTGATGAGTCGCTTTACATTCTCGGTTTCTTGGTGACCGGCCTAGCCG
This sequence is a window from Blastocatellia bacterium. Protein-coding genes within it:
- the rnc gene encoding ribonuclease III encodes the protein MISLDREKLLSELEQEIGYSFRSRALLDRSLTHRSFANERAAQNCQHNEAMEFLGDAVLGFVVSAWLLERFPQLSEGKLSKMKAYLVSEASLVELAEAIDLGRFILLNRGEEKTGGRHKRALLADAYEALIGVIYIDGGIATAERFLRRELGAKVSGIDPSAMIGTDFKSALQEYLQAAGGPGPEYAVVDVLGPDHRRTFCIELRVGGRGITRSEGPSIKLAQQEAARRALETPEALAEAITAYQERRAARNNRHAAETAPPVESVEAATADPPHAIDDDNPFLAIVEELEAAQNGQGANGASAPPTEPATGASVESAANIETAADDEADTGRTVATDA